tgataattatatcaaatttcaagaataacagttttaatttaccctatatatGTTTCAACATATAGTACACCTATGAGTATgcattacttttttttaaattatttaaaaaatataatacccctccaattttttttattataaaacttttaaagataaatagaatacttaaaaaatatatatacaaaattataattttaaataaatatggaatttattaaaatttattcataaaaaaaataatgatatagatttaaaaaaaaagtaatgaaATTAACGAAAAGTATTTATGCAAGACTGTAAAGatagaataatttttaaataaatcataacaTTAACAGGGACTAACCCAGAGAAATAAAAGTTAGCACTCTAATACTTCAACCAATAAAAGTTtactaaatataatgaaagaaaaacttaaattaaagtgagaataataataaaatatggtgTTGAggtgatatatatacatatggaATGCAAAACGAAAGCTTAGATAAGCTTAAAACGAGATAGAATTGAAAGAGTAAGTGAGAGTTTGAGAAAAAGAGTTAATGTTACCGAATAACTGCACAATACCTGTATTTATATGCTTTTACAGAGTAGAATACGGGATTTTATCGTAGGGAATTCTATATCATTTTAAAGCTCCATGAAGCTACTAACTAATTGAAAATCCGTGTATGATTTGGACTTGGATTGATCGAGATACACCTTGTTGACTATGTCTTGTCAGATCTGCATAGAtatccaaaaatttattacttgTAGATTACCAGCATATTTGCCATCAATTTACTAGGATCCACCTACAGATATTTTAAGATCACGTGTTTTAATGTATTGGAGAGTTATATGACGTGTCCATCTAGTTGTATGATGACGTATCCGACTACAAtgagtttgattttttgatctaccagttcaataaaattaaatagagtTGGTCTTATGGGGTTTACTTTCCAGCTAATGGGCCAACAAACTTGAGATCAGTTTAGCTGATGTGCATTGTTTGTAGACTTAGCTCATAAAATGTTGAGCGGacatcaatattaaattataataaagaattcaaataaatcactTCTAATATACGGTCCAAATCTTctatcataaatttatattaaaaatcttAGTGCACTTGAAACATACATGTGTATAAGattcataatatttgtataaataaaaaaaaaattagaacacaGCACTtgaaatgtaatataaatacaaaacaattaataagacaaatacaatatatataaatatattatattatataattaatttaaataaaataaaaataattaattatatcacatttattttataattaatttaaaaatttgagaatttgagAGGGGAGTGTAAAGCAACAGCAATATATTACATAGAGTGAGTGagtataaatgtataatagaATAGTATAGAGTAGATCGCCAGATTGAAGATGACACACATTGATACTCACGACTACGTGTCTGTTTTCTCCGCCCGATCgccattttagtcctttattcTTCCGTCCCCGATTTTCCCTCTCCTCCATTCCTTTTCTCTCCGCCTCCATTTCTCCCATTACCTACTCGTTCATGGCTCCATCTCTGgaggataatattaataataaaagtaatagTATCGCCGCCGCCGTTGCCGGAGGAGGAATAATTGGGGACGAAATGACGACACGAGTCACGGTCGTGGGCAGTGGCAATTGGGGAAGCGTCGCCGCCAAGCTCATTGCTTCCAACACACTTAAGCTTAATTCCTTCcatggtttttgttttttctttataggcttactttcttttttacttgtttttgTTCTCATGTGACTGAGTTTTTGAGCTATGGATTATTCTGAACAGATGAAGTGATTATGTGGGTGTTCGAGGAGATATTGCCCACTGGCGAAAAACTCTCACAAGTCATCAACCGAACTAATGTAATCTGACCTTTGTGCTTTTCCTTCCACTAGCAGTTTCTTCTTctggtttttttattaaaaatgctattttgtCTGCTGTGTTCTTTTATAGGAGAATGTTAAGTATCTCCCTGGCATAAAGCTAGGTAAAAATGTTGTTGCAAACCCTGATCTTGAAAGTGCAGGTATGTTCATTTCAATTAGGCTCCCCTGAATTGGAATATTTAGCTTGTTTTCTATGTATTTGAGCAACCAATTAATGTCGACGACTGCTTGTAAAGTTGGTGTAATACGTATTACCAGCCTTGTTTGGATTACATATACAAGAGTTGCACCCTTGTATTTCTGATAATAAAGCAGTACCCggttaaatttttaaacatgAGCAGAGGTTCAAATGGGATGGGGGTGGTACGTAAAAGTTTGAAACTTGGAACTGCAGTTTTGATACTTTGGGAAGGAGGGGTTTTGCAATTAATCTTATATTCAACTGGAATTTTCCGCAGTGAAGGATGCAAACTTGTTAGTATTTGTGACACCCCATCAATTCATGGAAGGCATTTGTAAAAGGCTAGTGGGGAAAATAAGAGCGGATGCTGAAGCAATATCCCTTATTAAAGGAATGGAGGTCAAGAGGGAAGGTCCATGCATGATCTCTTCCCTCATCTCAGAACAGCTCGGAATCAATTGCTGTGTTTTGATGGGGGCCAACATTGCAAACGAGGTTATTGGCTCGTTTCTTATGCTTAAATGAGCAGTCACATCGAACTTGATAATCTATTTCTCTGTAACCAGAGTACCATTGTCTGTGTAGATTGCGGTGGAAAAGTTTAGTGAAGCAACAGTGGGATAcagaaagaataaagagaTTGCGGATAAATGGGTTCAGCTATTCAATACTTCATATTTTGCGGTCACCGCTGTAAGTAAAATGTCTTCTGAGTTCCGACAATGCAATATGATGTGGGATGATTTATGATGTGAATTTTGCCGACATCGTTGAATGATCATAAACATAAATAGGTCCAGGATGTTGAGGGAGTTGAACTATGCGGAACTCTGAAAAATGTCGTGGCTCTTGCAGCAGGTTTGTTCTGTCCTGACTACTTGTACTCTTTTCATTTGCTTTGGTATGTTGTTTTATAAGGCTTGTGAAACAGGATTTGTGGATGGATTGGAAATGGGGAACAACACAAAGGTAAAATCTTATGCAAATTCTGAGCTTATAAACTTCTTAGatgaaagttttaatataacaataaGTAGCCTTAAATTGTAGGCTGCAATAATGAGAGTTGGTCTGAGAGAAATGAAGGCCTTCTCGAAGCTACTTTTCCCTTCTGTCAAGGACAGTACTTTCTTTGAGAGCTGCGGCATAGCCGATGTAATTACAACTTGCTGTAAGTACCGTTTCAATGTCTGTCTCTGCTCCTTCCGACCAACCTGTAGTTGTAAACTTTTTGAGTATGATGATACATCAATATGAAACTGCTGTCTACATTTTGTTACCAGTGGGAGGAAGAAACAGGAAATGTGCGGAGGCTTTTGCTAGGAATGGTGGGAAGAGGTCTTTTGATGAGCTTGAAGCGGAGATGCTGCAGGGCCAGAAATTACAGGTAGCTGTTTCTTGTAGTGTGGCATTGTTTTGCAtactaaaattacatgaaaatgaTCCTACATACTTCACCTAAACACTTTGTGCTTATACAGAGTTAAAgtgttttcttatttatattagtatatggTTATTAACTTgatcttgaaaattttgtagGGTGTATCGACTGCAAAAGAAGTTTATGAGGTTTTGAGACACAGGGGATGGTTAGAGCTTTTCCCTCTCTTCTCAACGGTGCATGAGATCTGCATCAGTCGTCTGCCACCAACAGCCATAGTCGAATACAGTGAGCACACCCCAAAATATTCCCTTGTAGGAGGGCCTGCTCagtttttctgaaattttgcATAAACGAAATAAAGttcatttaaattactttttgaGTTTCTTATGTCAAACTTCTGTGTTTCCACAAACTTGTACGATACTTAGAGCTAGAGCATCTTCTGTTAATATGTGATCAAGCCACTTAATATATGGCCCCAACAAAGATGACAGCAGTAGGTTTAGTTTTCACATTATGCCTTTTATAGTACAGAAGTCTCTCTTTACATGattattttgcaattattGCTTTGGTTCATTTGAACATTGGATTTCTGTTACTATAGTTTAGCATAGATTAAGGACTTAAGTATTGACACCCTGAGGATGTAGATGATCAGCCAACCGAAAACTCTCTGAGGATGCAGATGATCAGCCAACCGAAAACTCCCATGGGGATGAAGGAACAAAATCTTATATAAACAAGACATATTTCTATGATCTCATGCACCAGTTTTACAGAATTTCCAGAAGGGCAATTATAAGACCTTAAAGTACCATAAAAAGGAGAGAATCCAAACCCAAATTAATCTTTTCTATACCCCTCATCACCATGTtcataagtaaattttacAGTTGGTACGAGGAAAATTTACCCGGTGCGTATTCTATCGAGCCTGTCTACACTCTTGCGACCTCTTTCCAGTTGATGATCAATGCTTTTCCAGGATTTCTCGATACAATCGACACTTCTCCTCGACCTTTCCATTTGATCAAAGGACATCCTTAACTTATCTAGCTTCTCGACATTCTGTGACTGATTTTTGGACCTTTCTGGCTTGTCTGTGCTGTGCCTTGGTTTTTCTCTCCTGTCAGTGCTCTTCCTTGGGGCATCAAATATATCTGTACTCTTCCTAGATGGTTCAAACTGGTCTGTGCTCTTCCTAGTACTGATTCTGTGCGAAGGAGATCGCTCCACAGTTGCAACAAACTTCTTGAGATGTCTGATGTACTCAGGGTAGAGCTCTAGATCACAGTGATTTCCTCCTTTAATCCACAAGGGTTCATATTTCTCCTTACAGAGCTCCCAGAGCTGCTTACCATGTGAAAAATCAACCACTTCATCTGCCGTTCCctgaaaacaataattatgtaacGATGAGAACTTGATTTCCTGATCACACGAGGAACAACCTGAACTTGAAGGCATTCACACCATAAATAAGAAGACAAATGACAAGAACACGAAATAAGGCTGGCAACACTATCTGaacaacttaaaaatattcagaaaatCGTAGAGAAGGCCAACTCTAAAAGGCATCAGACCTCATCACAACATGCATGCAGCACCTAGCATATCATTGCAAAGTCGTTACTCTTCTATTTCAATCTTTTGTTGTTGTCTAATATAGGGGCAAACAGTTGCTTAAGGTTTGAATTTGAAAGAAGCCAGGGACAACCTGTGGTGAAATAGTTTAGAGAATGTAGTACTTACATGAATAATGAGGACAGGACAATTAACCAATGAGATTTTATCAATGTTCTGCAGTATGAACAAGCCAACAAAACATTAGTAAAGAAACATGATGCAAGAAGGTTTCTCTCCTACAGTTTAGCAACGGCTTATGGCGAGAAAAACTCTACCTTGTAGATGTCAAACCAATATGTGCGCTTTACTGAATACATAACTCTTACACCTGATAGAATAGGACTATGCAAAACAATAGCTCTTAAACGAGGCACACGGGTTGCCAGATCTAACGTAGGTCCACTCCCAACGGATTGACCGTAGAGTATCACATCTTCCTGCTTAGTACCATAATTCTCCTCAAGACACTTGAATGCAGCTTCTATATCTGCATATGTGTTCTGCTCACTGGGCTATAAACATCATTCAGCATTTGGAGCATGTTGTCAGGCACTATAGATCAAACTACACTATATGttcaacaaaaaagaaaagaagacgATTTAACACACACCTTTCCAGATGACTGCCCATATCCCGAGTAGTCATACCTGAACACATTTAGAGAagcattatataatttaattttttcagcTAAATTGCTCATAAGAAATCAGATTTGAGACGATTACATACTAAAAAGGTGAAAAATTAAACGGAACTCCAGATCACAGTTTCTTCGTTTCTGTTTGATTTGCAGCTCAAATTTGGTTGATTAACTCCATTCAAGTGCATTAATTGCAAGAATTTAGAAGAACTGTGCAAAAGTGGAGCACTCAGGAAGTGAtaataaagaagaaacagaaagagaAAACACCAATATCAGTACCCGAGGAGATTGACGCGCAAGTGTATACTAAGCTCGATGAAAAGCTCATACATCTGGCCCAGATCAGCGGCGTTGCCATGCGAGTAGAGAAGTGTGGAACTCGCCATCGGGTGCCGCACGTACATTGCCACTATCTCCGACCCCCGCCGCGTCGGCAGCCGCATAATTTCCACATTTTCGCGGTGGGGAAATGGACTCAACAGAAGCAGCCCCGTCATGTCATCGTGCACCAATTTATACGACGGAGGATTAGGCGGAAAGAAAGCGAACTTCGCCGCCATGGATGAAGTCACACCACCCATTACTGCGTCACTTACTTTACACTCGCTCGCTCAACTCCCTTTCTTTTACCACCACCTGCTAACAAATACAGTCAAAAATCTCAACTACTAGCCGAATTCAACCAATCAACATATGCATAATCTACTCCAAGAAGCTAAAGTCACACAGTTTCAGAGTCTACTAACACTCAAATCATTAAAAACCcgattagtaaataaataaaatataaagatgtTATAAGCTCAATCTGTAGTAAGCGCTCAAATTTTGATCAAGAATATGCAATATCTGTATACCCCGTTGCATAGAATtatgaaatactaataaaaagtGAAAGCAATCGAGTGAAAGTGTAGGAGAGAAGCAAACTAAAGTAGGGAGacgcagagagagagagagggatgGTAAAATCTTATTTAGCTTTGTATAACTGTATGTTTACTTTGTGGTGAGTGTTGATCGCGCATGGcagatgtttgcattattgCCCCTGGGAAAATAATCGAAAGGGACATGAGTGGACTTGCCCCCGTATTTCTGCCACCTCCCCATTTTCAaattctctgtttttttttgcTGTCGCTTTTTGAGTTGGAAGATGCAGACGGCGTCAGTGGCTGTGCACACATGCCTTGTTTCGTTACCTTACTACCTACCTACTAATAATGTATCTCTGCACGTACCTCAATCCCATTGCTCTAattcatccaaaaaaaaatatcccatTGCTCTAATCTCTATCCAAATCCATTATTTTGAATCTATTCTTCATAAtctcatccaatttttttatatcataaatgtaattattttatatgtatctCTACGTTAAGAGATAGATTTTATTCACTTGAATATGTAGAACGTGTATTAATGATCTGACCAAATTCAAATTGCGAGGCGCAAAAGTGGGTGCCccatattttcatcttttcttgATCTCCACAATCTTTAGATCATTAGACGGACAAAAGGTAGGTGTAGATGTTGAAACTAAAACCaaagagaaaaagtaaaaaaaaggCATGTGCAAGAGTCCCAAAGTTCTagttttcatatatatatgtatatcccACGAGATatgatgatatgatgatggctcGTGCTAACTGAATTTAGTGGACAAGAATATTTAGTCATAGGCCGGCCATTTTATATGATGGGAGATTAATCCGATTTTGCCTTAAGAGG
Above is a genomic segment from Sesamum indicum cultivar Zhongzhi No. 13 linkage group LG13, S_indicum_v1.0, whole genome shotgun sequence containing:
- the LOC105176298 gene encoding glycerol-3-phosphate dehydrogenase [NAD(+)]; translated protein: MAPSLEDNINNKSNSIAAAVAGGGIIGDEMTTRVTVVGSGNWGSVAAKLIASNTLKLNSFHDEVIMWVFEEILPTGEKLSQVINRTNENVKYLPGIKLGKNVVANPDLESAVKDANLLVFVTPHQFMEGICKRLVGKIRADAEAISLIKGMEVKREGPCMISSLISEQLGINCCVLMGANIANEIAVEKFSEATVGYRKNKEIADKWVQLFNTSYFAVTAVQDVEGVELCGTLKNVVALAAGFVDGLEMGNNTKAAIMRVGLREMKAFSKLLFPSVKDSTFFESCGIADVITTCLGGRNRKCAEAFARNGGKRSFDELEAEMLQGQKLQGVSTAKEVYEVLRHRGWLELFPLFSTVHEICISRLPPTAIVEYSEHTPKYSLVGGPAQFF
- the LOC105176299 gene encoding protein ABHD17B, whose amino-acid sequence is MGGVTSSMAAKFAFFPPNPPSYKLVHDDMTGLLLLSPFPHRENVEIMRLPTRRGSEIVAMYVRHPMASSTLLYSHGNAADLGQMYELFIELSIHLRVNLLGYDYSGYGQSSGKPSEQNTYADIEAAFKCLEENYGTKQEDVILYGQSVGSGPTLDLATRVPRLRAIVLHSPILSGVRVMYSVKRTYWFDIYKNIDKISLVNCPVLIIHGTADEVVDFSHGKQLWELCKEKYEPLWIKGGNHCDLELYPEYIRHLKKFVATVERSPSHRISTRKSTDQFEPSRKSTDIFDAPRKSTDRREKPRHSTDKPERSKNQSQNVEKLDKLRMSFDQMERSRRSVDCIEKSWKSIDHQLERGRKSVDRLDRIRTG